The Saccopteryx leptura isolate mSacLep1 chromosome 2, mSacLep1_pri_phased_curated, whole genome shotgun sequence genome has a window encoding:
- the HILPDA gene encoding LOW QUALITY PROTEIN: hypoxia-inducible lipid droplet-associated protein (The sequence of the model RefSeq protein was modified relative to this genomic sequence to represent the inferred CDS: inserted 1 base in 1 codon) has protein sequence MKHILNFYLLGGVLTLLSIFVRLMETVEGLLENPSPRSSWITRGQLASAEXPKSLPEHPSRGV, from the exons ATGAAACATATATTAAACTTCTATCTCTTAGGTGGGGTGCTGACCCTACTTTCCATCTTTGTTAGACTGATGGAGACAGTGGAAGGCTTGCTGGAGAACCCATCCCCCAGAAGCTCCTGGATCACCAGAGGTCAGCTAGCCAGCGCGG GCCCCAAGAGCCTTCCAGAACATCCATCCAGAGGGGTGTGA